In Streptomyces sp. NBC_01551, one DNA window encodes the following:
- a CDS encoding 3-hydroxyacyl-CoA dehydrogenase — translation MTAIERSRTVAVVGAGTMGQGIAQVALLAGHRVLIYDISPALAVDGVAAVRDRVERMAAKGRLDRAEAEDAAGRIGSAGELEELADAALVIEAVVEDVTVKRALFAALEEVVSPDALLATNTSSLSVTELAAGLAHPGRFLGLHFFNPAPLLPLVEVVSGFATDAAAAERAYRTVLGWGKTPVRCADTPGFIVNRIARPFYAEAFSVYEEQGADPATIDAVLRESGGFKMGPFQLTDLIGQDVNEAVTRSVWDSFFRSPKFTPSLAQRRLVQSGRLGRKSGHGWFPYGPDAQVPAPHTAGPEEAPAKVTVVGDLGPAADLADLLEEAGIAVTATEHGGPYIQLPGEGQLVLADGKTSVEFADVVYFDLAFDYRGATRIALSASEDTSERTLAEAIGLFQKLGKSVSVIGDVPGMIVARTVAMLIDLTADAVARGVATAEDIDTAMRLGVNYPLGPSEWHERLGQDWAYDLLHHLDERCPGGRYAPSLALFRLGYAAGDEGEETE, via the coding sequence ATGACAGCAATCGAGCGGTCCCGCACAGTGGCGGTCGTCGGCGCCGGCACTATGGGACAGGGCATCGCCCAGGTCGCCCTCCTCGCGGGTCACCGCGTGCTGATCTACGACATCAGCCCCGCGCTCGCCGTCGACGGCGTCGCAGCCGTGCGGGACCGGGTCGAGCGGATGGCCGCCAAGGGCCGCCTGGACCGCGCCGAGGCCGAGGACGCGGCCGGCCGAATCGGTTCGGCGGGCGAACTGGAGGAGCTCGCGGACGCCGCCCTCGTCATCGAGGCCGTCGTCGAGGACGTCACCGTCAAGCGCGCGCTCTTCGCCGCACTCGAAGAGGTGGTTTCGCCGGACGCGCTGCTGGCCACCAACACCTCCTCCCTCTCCGTCACCGAGCTCGCCGCCGGTCTCGCGCACCCCGGCCGCTTCCTCGGCCTGCACTTCTTCAACCCGGCCCCGCTGCTCCCGCTCGTCGAGGTGGTCAGCGGTTTCGCGACCGACGCGGCCGCCGCCGAGCGTGCGTACCGCACCGTGCTGGGCTGGGGGAAGACGCCGGTCCGCTGCGCCGACACCCCCGGCTTCATCGTCAACCGGATCGCCCGCCCCTTCTACGCCGAGGCCTTCTCGGTGTACGAGGAGCAGGGCGCCGACCCCGCCACCATCGACGCCGTGCTGCGCGAGAGCGGCGGCTTCAAGATGGGCCCGTTCCAGCTGACCGACCTGATCGGGCAGGACGTCAACGAGGCGGTCACCCGCTCGGTCTGGGACTCGTTCTTCCGGAGCCCGAAGTTCACGCCCTCCCTCGCGCAGCGCCGGCTGGTCCAGTCGGGCCGCCTCGGCCGCAAGTCGGGGCACGGCTGGTTCCCGTACGGCCCGGACGCGCAGGTGCCCGCCCCGCACACAGCCGGCCCCGAGGAAGCCCCGGCCAAGGTCACCGTCGTCGGCGATCTCGGCCCGGCGGCGGACCTGGCCGACCTCCTGGAGGAGGCGGGGATCGCGGTGACCGCGACCGAGCACGGCGGCCCGTACATCCAGCTGCCGGGCGAGGGCCAGCTCGTCCTCGCGGACGGCAAGACCTCGGTCGAGTTCGCGGACGTCGTCTACTTCGACCTCGCGTTCGACTACCGCGGCGCCACCCGGATCGCGCTCTCGGCCAGCGAGGACACCAGCGAGCGGACCCTCGCCGAGGCGATCGGCCTGTTCCAGAAGCTCGGCAAGAGCGTCTCCGTCATCGGCGACGTCCCCGGCATGATCGTCGCCCGGACCGTCGCGATGCTGATCGACCTCACGGCCGACGCCGTCGCGCGCGGCGTCGCCACCGCCGAGGACATCGACACGGCGATGCGGCTCGGCGTGAACTACCCGCTGGGCCCGTCCGAATGGCACGAGCGCCTCGGCCAGGACTGGGCGTACGACCTGCTGCACCACCTGGACGAACGCTGCCCGGGCGGCCGATACGCGCCCTCGCTGGCGCTGTTCCGGCTCGGCTACGCGGCCGGGGACGAGGGGGAGGAAACGGAATGA
- a CDS encoding TetR/AcrR family transcriptional regulator, which yields MTTVRRDTYTPETLLTVAVQVFNERGYDGTSMEHLSKAAGISKSSIYHHVAGKEELLRRAVSRALDGLFAVLEEPGAVRGRAVERVEYVTRRTVEVLLAELPYVTLLLRVRGNTRTERWALERRREFDHQVADLLKAAAADGDLRADVDIRLATRLLFGMVNSLVEWYRPHPGADHGQLADAVVHMAFDGLRTAP from the coding sequence ATGACCACCGTCAGGCGGGACACGTACACCCCGGAGACGCTGCTGACCGTGGCGGTCCAGGTCTTCAACGAGCGCGGCTACGACGGCACCTCGATGGAGCACCTCTCCAAGGCGGCCGGGATCTCCAAGTCCTCGATCTACCACCACGTGGCCGGCAAGGAAGAGCTGCTGCGGCGCGCGGTCAGCCGGGCGCTCGACGGGCTCTTCGCCGTCCTGGAGGAGCCCGGCGCCGTCCGCGGCCGGGCGGTCGAGCGGGTCGAGTACGTCACGCGGCGCACGGTGGAGGTGCTCCTCGCGGAGCTCCCGTACGTGACGCTGCTGCTGCGCGTGCGCGGCAACACCCGCACCGAGCGCTGGGCCCTGGAGCGGCGGCGCGAGTTCGACCACCAGGTGGCGGACCTCCTGAAGGCCGCCGCGGCCGACGGGGACCTGCGGGCGGACGTGGACATCCGGCTCGCCACCCGCCTGCTGTTCGGCATGGTGAACTCCCTGGTCGAGTGGTACCGCCCGCACCCGGGCGCCGACCACGGCCAGCTCGCCGACGCGGTGGTCCACATGGCCTTCGACGGCCTGCGCACGGCGCCGTAG
- a CDS encoding Lrp/AsnC family transcriptional regulator yields MAGTGSAPVPPGGAPGGPQVPPRPLDSIDRSIMRLLQADGRASIRSVAEQVHVSRANAYARINRLIDDGVIRGFTARVNHERAGQGASAYITLKIVQNSWRTVREKLRELPGAAHIALVSGDFDVLLLVHTPDNRTLRELVLTRLQSIPEVLSTRTLLVFEETDLLAPGTPAGPPITED; encoded by the coding sequence ATGGCCGGAACGGGTTCCGCACCGGTCCCACCGGGGGGAGCCCCCGGGGGCCCTCAGGTCCCACCGCGCCCACTGGACTCGATCGACCGGTCGATCATGCGACTGCTCCAGGCGGACGGCCGCGCGTCCATACGGTCGGTCGCGGAGCAGGTGCACGTGTCGCGGGCGAACGCCTACGCCCGGATCAACCGGCTGATCGACGACGGGGTCATCCGGGGCTTCACGGCCCGGGTCAACCATGAACGCGCGGGTCAGGGCGCGTCGGCGTACATCACCCTCAAGATCGTCCAGAATTCCTGGCGGACGGTCCGCGAAAAGCTCCGCGAACTGCCGGGCGCGGCGCACATCGCGCTGGTCAGCGGGGACTTCGACGTCCTCCTGCTGGTGCACACGCCGGACAACCGCACCCTGCGCGAGCTGGTCCTGACCCGCCTCCAGTCCATCCCGGAGGTGCTCTCCACGCGCACCCTGCTGGTGTTCGAGGAAACGGACCTCCTGGCCCCGGGCACGCCGGCGGGCCCGCCGATCACGGAGGACTAG
- the pdhA gene encoding pyruvate dehydrogenase (acetyl-transferring) E1 component subunit alpha, with translation MTVQELPGAGASHRSTPPPAWSPRTDAAPLLPDPEPYRVLGTAAADKLDPELMRRCYTELVRGRRYNAQATALTRQGRLAVYPSTVGQEACEIAAALVLEEQDWLFPSYRDTLAAVARGLDPVQALTLLRGDWHTGYDPREHRIAPLSTPLATQLPHAVGLAHAARLRGDDVVALAMVGDGGTSEGDFHEALNFAAVWQAPVVFLVQNNGFAISVPLAKQTAAPTLAHKAVGYGMPGRLVDGNDVAAMHEVLAEAVQRARSGGGPTLIEAVTYRIEAHTNADDATRYRGDAEVEAWKAHDPVDLLERELTARGLLDEAGIQEAKAAAEVMAASLRERMNAEPVLNPMDLFENVYARQTGRLREQAEMLRAELEAEEQ, from the coding sequence ATGACGGTCCAAGAGCTGCCCGGTGCCGGTGCGTCCCACCGTTCGACCCCGCCGCCCGCCTGGAGTCCGCGTACGGATGCCGCCCCGCTGCTCCCGGACCCGGAGCCGTACCGGGTGCTGGGCACCGCCGCGGCCGACAAGCTCGACCCCGAGCTGATGCGCCGGTGCTACACCGAGCTGGTCCGCGGCCGCCGCTACAACGCCCAGGCCACCGCGCTGACCCGGCAGGGCCGTCTCGCCGTGTACCCCTCGACGGTCGGCCAGGAGGCCTGCGAGATCGCGGCCGCGCTGGTCCTGGAGGAGCAGGACTGGCTCTTCCCGTCCTACCGCGACACCCTCGCGGCCGTGGCGCGCGGGCTGGACCCCGTACAGGCCCTGACGCTGCTGCGCGGCGACTGGCACACCGGGTACGACCCGCGCGAGCACCGGATAGCCCCGCTGTCCACCCCGCTCGCCACCCAGCTGCCGCACGCGGTGGGCCTGGCGCACGCCGCCCGGCTGCGCGGGGACGACGTGGTCGCCCTCGCCATGGTCGGCGACGGCGGCACCAGCGAGGGCGACTTCCACGAGGCGCTGAACTTCGCGGCCGTCTGGCAGGCCCCGGTGGTCTTCCTGGTCCAGAACAACGGCTTCGCCATCTCCGTCCCGCTCGCCAAGCAGACCGCCGCCCCGACGCTGGCCCACAAGGCCGTGGGGTACGGGATGCCGGGCCGGCTGGTCGACGGCAACGACGTGGCCGCCATGCACGAGGTGCTGGCCGAGGCGGTCCAGCGGGCCCGCTCGGGCGGCGGTCCGACCCTGATCGAGGCGGTCACGTACCGGATCGAGGCCCACACCAACGCCGACGACGCGACCCGCTACCGGGGTGACGCCGAGGTCGAGGCGTGGAAGGCGCACGACCCGGTGGACCTGCTGGAGCGCGAGCTCACGGCGCGCGGCCTGCTGGACGAGGCCGGCATCCAGGAGGCCAAGGCCGCGGCCGAGGTGATGGCGGCGTCGCTGCGCGAGCGGATGAACGCCGAGCCCGTCCTGAACCCGATGGACCTGTTCGAGAACGTCTACGCGCGGCAGACCGGCCGGCTGCGCGAGCAGGCGGAGATGCTGCGCGCCGAGCTCGAAGCGGAGGAGCAGTGA
- a CDS encoding alpha-ketoacid dehydrogenase subunit beta, with product MAQALGRAMRDAMAEDPTVHVMGEDVGALGGVFRITDGLAKEFGEDRCTDTPLAEAGILGAAVGMAMYGLRPVVEMQFDAFAYPAFEQLISHVAKMRNRTRGAMPLPITIRVPYGGGIGGVEHHSDSSEAYYVATPGLHVVTPATVEDAYGLLRESIASDDPVVFLEPKRLYWSKADWNPDSPAAVPGIGNALVRKAGTSATLITYGPSLPVCLEAAEAAREEGWDLEVVDLRSLVPFDEDTVVASVRRTGRAVVVHEANGFGGPGAELVARIQEKCFHHLEAPVLRVTGFDIPYPPPMLEKHHLPGVDRILDTVARLQWEN from the coding sequence ATGGCGCAGGCGCTGGGCCGCGCGATGCGCGACGCGATGGCGGAGGACCCGACGGTCCACGTCATGGGCGAGGACGTCGGCGCCCTGGGCGGCGTCTTCCGGATCACGGACGGCCTCGCGAAGGAATTCGGCGAGGACCGCTGTACGGACACCCCGCTCGCGGAGGCTGGCATCCTCGGCGCCGCGGTCGGCATGGCCATGTACGGACTGCGGCCGGTCGTCGAGATGCAGTTCGACGCGTTCGCGTACCCGGCCTTCGAGCAGCTGATCTCGCACGTGGCGAAGATGCGCAACCGCACGCGCGGCGCGATGCCGCTGCCGATCACCATCCGGGTGCCGTACGGCGGCGGGATCGGCGGTGTGGAGCACCACAGCGACTCCTCCGAGGCGTACTACGTGGCCACCCCCGGGCTGCACGTGGTCACCCCGGCGACGGTGGAGGACGCGTACGGGCTGCTGCGCGAGTCGATCGCGAGCGACGACCCGGTGGTGTTCCTGGAACCGAAGCGGCTGTACTGGTCGAAGGCCGACTGGAACCCGGACAGCCCCGCGGCCGTGCCGGGCATCGGCAACGCGCTGGTCCGCAAGGCGGGCACGAGCGCGACGCTGATCACGTACGGGCCCTCGCTGCCGGTGTGCCTGGAGGCCGCCGAGGCGGCGCGCGAGGAGGGCTGGGACCTGGAGGTCGTGGACCTGCGCTCGCTGGTCCCGTTCGACGAGGACACGGTCGTGGCGTCCGTACGCCGCACCGGCCGGGCGGTCGTGGTCCACGAGGCGAACGGCTTCGGCGGACCGGGCGCGGAGCTCGTCGCCCGCATCCAGGAGAAGTGCTTCCACCACCTGGAGGCGCCGGTGCTGCGCGTGACGGGCTTCGATATCCCGTACCCGCCGCCGATGCTGGAGAAGCACCACCTGCCCGGTGTGGACCGGATCCTGGACACCGTGGCCCGCCTGCAGTGGGAGAACTGA
- a CDS encoding dihydrolipoamide acetyltransferase family protein, which translates to MPQVMEFKLPDLGEGLTEAEIVRWLVAVGDVVEVDQPVVEVETAKAMVEVPCPYGGVVTARFGEEGTELPVGSPLITVAVGAGTEAVQADADEPSGSGNVLVGYGTDHSRPTRRKRVARPVAAAVTPAPAAAPAPAPVRVSGPVPVISPLVRKLARDNGLDLRALNGSGPEGLILRADVEAALRAPAAPAPVATPAAAPVAAPEGAVRIPLKGLRGAVAEKLSRSRREIPEATCWVDADATELMAARAAMNAAGGPKISVLALLARICTAALARYPELNSTVDLAANEIVRLPSVHLGFAAQTERGLVVPVVRDAQSRNPESLSAEFGRLTELARTGKLAPADLTGGTFTLNNYGVFGVDGSTPIINHPEAAMLGVGRIVDKPWVHEGQLAVRKVVQLSLTFDHRVCDGGAAGGFLRYVADCVESPAVLLRTL; encoded by the coding sequence ATGCCGCAGGTCATGGAATTCAAGCTGCCGGACCTCGGGGAAGGACTGACCGAGGCCGAGATCGTCCGCTGGCTGGTGGCGGTGGGCGATGTGGTCGAGGTGGACCAGCCGGTCGTCGAGGTCGAGACGGCCAAGGCGATGGTGGAGGTTCCGTGCCCCTACGGCGGTGTCGTCACCGCCCGTTTCGGGGAGGAGGGCACGGAACTTCCCGTCGGCTCCCCGCTGATCACCGTGGCGGTGGGAGCGGGCACGGAGGCGGTACAAGCCGACGCCGACGAGCCCTCGGGCTCGGGGAACGTGCTGGTCGGTTACGGTACGGACCACTCCCGGCCGACGCGCCGCAAGCGGGTCGCCCGGCCCGTGGCCGCGGCCGTGACGCCCGCGCCGGCGGCCGCTCCTGCTCCGGCTCCCGTACGGGTCTCCGGGCCGGTCCCGGTGATCTCGCCGCTGGTGCGCAAGCTGGCCCGGGACAACGGGCTGGACCTGCGCGCGCTGAACGGGTCGGGGCCCGAGGGGCTGATCCTGCGGGCGGACGTGGAGGCGGCGCTGCGGGCGCCGGCCGCGCCCGCTCCGGTCGCCACCCCGGCCGCCGCCCCCGTCGCCGCGCCGGAGGGTGCGGTGCGGATCCCGCTCAAGGGCCTTCGCGGGGCCGTGGCGGAGAAGCTGTCGCGCAGCCGGCGGGAGATCCCGGAGGCCACCTGCTGGGTCGACGCGGACGCCACGGAGCTGATGGCGGCCCGGGCGGCGATGAACGCCGCGGGCGGCCCCAAGATCTCCGTACTCGCGCTGCTCGCGCGGATCTGCACGGCCGCGCTCGCCCGCTACCCGGAGCTGAACTCCACGGTGGACCTGGCGGCGAACGAGATCGTCCGGCTCCCGTCGGTGCACCTGGGCTTCGCCGCGCAGACCGAGCGGGGCCTGGTGGTCCCGGTCGTCCGGGACGCCCAGTCACGCAACCCCGAGTCCCTGTCGGCGGAGTTCGGGCGGCTGACGGAGCTGGCCCGGACCGGCAAGCTGGCGCCGGCCGACCTGACCGGCGGCACCTTCACCCTGAACAACTACGGGGTGTTCGGGGTGGACGGCTCCACGCCGATCATCAACCACCCCGAGGCGGCCATGCTCGGCGTGGGCCGGATCGTCGACAAGCCGTGGGTCCACGAGGGTCAGCTGGCGGTCCGCAAGGTCGTCCAGCTGTCGCTGACCTTCGACCACCGGGTGTGTGACGGCGGCGCGGCGGGCGGCTTCCTGCGCTACGTCGCCGACTGCGTCGAATCCCCGGCGGTGCTGCTCCGCACCCTCTGA
- a CDS encoding NAD(P)H-quinone oxidoreductase, whose amino-acid sequence MHAITIEEPGGPEALVWAEAPDPVAGEGEVLVEVVASAVNRADILQRRGFYDPPPGASPHPGLECSGRIVAIGPGVSGWAVGDEVCALLAGGGYAERVAVPAGQLLPVPDGVDLVTAAALPEVACTVWSNVFMVAHLRPAETLLVHGGSSGIGTMAIQLAKAVGATVAVTAGGPEKLARCRELGADILIDYREQDFVEELRAATDGAGADVILDIMGAKYLGRNLDALAVNGRLAVIGLQGGVKGELDLGALLAKRAAVTATSLRARPLEEKAAIVASVREHVWPLVSAGRVAPVVHATFSMADAAEAHRVMESSAHVGKLLLKV is encoded by the coding sequence ATGCATGCGATCACCATCGAAGAGCCCGGCGGTCCCGAGGCCCTCGTCTGGGCCGAGGCACCCGATCCGGTGGCGGGCGAGGGGGAGGTGCTCGTCGAGGTCGTGGCGAGCGCCGTGAACCGCGCCGACATCCTTCAGCGGCGGGGGTTCTACGATCCGCCACCGGGCGCCTCGCCCCATCCCGGGCTGGAGTGCTCCGGCCGGATCGTCGCGATCGGCCCCGGCGTGTCCGGCTGGGCGGTCGGCGACGAGGTCTGCGCGCTGCTGGCCGGCGGCGGGTACGCGGAGCGGGTGGCCGTCCCGGCGGGCCAGCTGCTGCCGGTGCCGGACGGCGTGGACCTGGTGACGGCGGCCGCGCTGCCGGAGGTGGCGTGCACCGTCTGGTCGAACGTGTTCATGGTCGCGCACCTGCGCCCCGCCGAGACCCTGCTGGTGCACGGCGGCTCCAGCGGCATCGGCACCATGGCGATCCAGCTCGCCAAGGCGGTCGGCGCGACGGTCGCGGTCACGGCGGGCGGCCCCGAGAAGCTGGCGCGCTGCCGGGAGCTGGGCGCGGACATCCTGATCGACTACCGCGAGCAGGACTTCGTCGAGGAACTTCGGGCCGCGACGGACGGGGCCGGGGCGGACGTGATCCTGGACATCATGGGCGCGAAGTACCTGGGCCGGAACCTGGACGCGCTGGCCGTGAACGGCCGGCTGGCGGTGATCGGCCTCCAGGGCGGGGTGAAGGGCGAGCTCGACCTGGGCGCGCTGCTGGCGAAGCGGGCGGCGGTCACCGCCACCTCGCTGCGGGCGCGGCCGCTGGAGGAGAAGGCCGCCATCGTGGCCTCGGTACGGGAACACGTGTGGCCGCTGGTCTCGGCGGGCCGCGTCGCCCCGGTCGTGCACGCCACGTTCTCGATGGCCGACGCCGCGGAGGCCCACCGCGTCATGGAATCCAGCGCCCACGTGGGCAAGCTGCTGCTGAAGGTCTGA